One genomic region from uncultured Cohaesibacter sp. encodes:
- a CDS encoding manganese/iron ABC transporter ATP-binding protein, producing MIIQKPHIHGTRQDSQSLGISAHGVTVTYRNGHTALHDASFETPKGTITALVGVNGSGKSTLFKAIMGFVPVAAGSISLWGLPIKQALKRNLVAYVPQAEEVDWAFPVLVEDVVMMGRYGHMGFLRRPKKADHDAVNEALDRVNMQDFRKRQIGELSGGQRKRVFLARALAQNGMVILLDEPFTGVDVKTEDQIIALLRSLREEGRVMLVSTHNLGSVPEFCDRTVLVKGTVLGYGPTETTFTRSNLEQAFGGVLRHFTLGGGHLHEDSDQREVTILSDDERPLVQYGQKTMVHEEDET from the coding sequence ATGATCATCCAAAAGCCTCATATCCATGGCACCAGACAGGACAGCCAATCCTTGGGCATTTCGGCTCACGGTGTCACGGTGACCTACCGGAACGGACACACTGCGCTGCATGATGCATCCTTTGAAACGCCGAAGGGCACCATCACTGCGCTGGTGGGGGTGAATGGATCGGGCAAATCCACCTTATTCAAAGCCATCATGGGTTTTGTGCCGGTGGCTGCGGGCTCAATTTCCCTTTGGGGGCTTCCCATCAAGCAGGCGTTGAAGCGCAATCTTGTTGCCTATGTGCCGCAGGCTGAAGAGGTAGACTGGGCCTTCCCCGTATTGGTGGAAGATGTTGTGATGATGGGGCGCTATGGCCATATGGGCTTTCTGCGCCGCCCCAAAAAGGCAGATCATGACGCGGTGAATGAAGCACTTGATCGGGTCAATATGCAGGACTTTCGCAAACGGCAGATTGGCGAGCTCTCGGGCGGGCAGCGCAAGCGCGTTTTTCTGGCTAGAGCACTGGCACAGAATGGCATGGTGATCCTGCTCGATGAGCCTTTTACCGGTGTTGATGTCAAAACAGAAGACCAGATCATCGCGCTGTTGCGTTCCTTGCGCGAAGAAGGACGCGTGATGCTGGTCTCAACTCACAATCTGGGTTCGGTGCCGGAATTCTGCGACCGGACGGTCCTGGTCAAGGGCACTGTGCTGGGGTATGGCCCGACAGAGACCACCTTCACCCGATCCAATCTGGAACAGGCCTTTGGCGGCGTGCTGCGCCACTTCACCCTTGGAGGTGGCCATCTACACGAGGATTCAGACCAACGGGAAGTCACCATTCTCTCCGATGATGAACGCCCGCTTGTGCAATATGGCCAGAAAACCATGGTGCATGAGGAGGATGAGACATGA
- a CDS encoding iron chelate uptake ABC transporter family permease subunit yields MLTALVAAGLSMVGASLQAVTRNPLADPHLMGISARGVVGAVLALLHTGLIGGLFFIWLLGKRGAQ; encoded by the coding sequence ATGCTCACCGCATTGGTTGCTGCTGGCCTTTCCATGGTGGGAGCAAGTCTTCAGGCCGTAACCCGAAATCCTCTGGCAGATCCACATCTTATGGGCATATCGGCAAGGGGTGTAGTCGGGGCTGTCTTGGCCTTGCTGCATACAGGCCTGATCGGCGGGCTCTTCTTTATCTGGTTGTTGGGCAAACGTGGAGCGCAGTAA
- the tsaA gene encoding tRNA (N6-threonylcarbamoyladenosine(37)-N6)-methyltransferase TrmO: MSDQLPPFTLQPIGKIWTGFKSREECPRNSRFNESESVIEVDPAFADAFLGLEVGRHIAVLYWFDKADRTKLQTTPPNAEKQYGVFATRSPHRPNPIALSAVKILAIEGTKLTVSGLDCIDGTPLLDIKIYVPMIDAPEGATEILPWAHKR, from the coding sequence ATGTCTGATCAGCTCCCCCCATTCACCCTGCAACCGATTGGCAAAATATGGACCGGCTTTAAAAGCCGAGAGGAATGCCCGCGTAACAGCCGCTTTAACGAGAGTGAAAGCGTGATCGAGGTCGATCCTGCTTTTGCCGATGCCTTTCTGGGCCTTGAGGTCGGGCGCCATATTGCCGTGCTCTATTGGTTTGACAAGGCCGATAGAACAAAGCTGCAGACGACCCCGCCCAATGCTGAAAAGCAATATGGTGTTTTTGCTACGCGTTCTCCCCATCGGCCCAACCCGATCGCTCTGAGTGCTGTCAAGATCCTCGCGATTGAAGGCACGAAACTGACGGTCAGCGGGCTTGATTGCATCGATGGCACGCCGCTGCTTGATATCAAGATCTATGTCCCGATGATTGATGCTCCTGAAGGGGCGACAGAGATTTTGCCATGGGCACATAAGCGCTGA
- a CDS encoding zinc ABC transporter substrate-binding protein, whose protein sequence is MKKTLLALAGSALISFGMMSYASAKTIDVVASFTVLGDVVQNVGGDHVKVNSLVPANGDPHDFEPSPDDAKAVKEASVTFLSGEGLEGWFERLAKASGSKNKPVIVSKGIKTHEMEEDGETITDPHVWNSVPNVLVWVDNIEAALIKADPEDSADIKKSADAYRAKLNALDASIKAKFADVAKDKLKVLTSHDAFGYFSEAYGIKFLSPLGLSTETEASAADVAELIDQIKAEGVKAYFLENSNDSRLVKQIANATGAQPGGELYPEALSPKDGPAPTYIDMMAHNADLIAKAVSE, encoded by the coding sequence ATGAAGAAAACACTCTTGGCTCTTGCAGGATCCGCTCTCATCAGCTTCGGAATGATGAGCTACGCCTCAGCCAAAACCATCGATGTTGTCGCAAGCTTTACGGTTCTTGGTGACGTCGTGCAAAATGTCGGTGGAGACCATGTAAAGGTCAACAGCCTTGTGCCGGCCAATGGCGATCCGCACGACTTTGAGCCATCACCAGATGATGCGAAGGCTGTGAAAGAAGCGTCCGTGACTTTTTTAAGCGGAGAAGGTCTGGAAGGCTGGTTTGAGCGGCTAGCCAAAGCATCAGGTTCGAAAAACAAACCAGTTATCGTTTCCAAAGGCATCAAAACCCACGAAATGGAAGAGGATGGAGAGACCATCACGGATCCGCATGTCTGGAATAGCGTACCGAATGTGCTTGTCTGGGTCGACAATATCGAAGCAGCTCTCATCAAGGCCGATCCAGAAGATTCTGCCGACATCAAGAAAAGCGCTGATGCCTATCGTGCCAAGCTGAACGCACTTGATGCTTCCATCAAAGCCAAATTTGCAGATGTCGCTAAAGATAAATTGAAGGTGCTCACCAGCCATGACGCTTTCGGCTATTTCAGCGAAGCCTATGGCATCAAGTTCCTATCGCCATTGGGACTTTCCACTGAAACCGAAGCATCGGCTGCCGATGTCGCAGAGCTGATCGATCAGATCAAAGCCGAAGGTGTGAAAGCCTATTTCCTTGAAAATTCAAATGATTCTCGTCTGGTCAAGCAAATCGCCAATGCAACGGGGGCGCAACCCGGTGGTGAGCTCTATCCAGAAGCCCTATCCCCGAAAGATGGTCCTGCACCAACTTACATCGACATGATGGCACACAATGCCGATTTGATCGCCAAAGCCGTGTCTGAATAA
- a CDS encoding SLC13 family permease: MSWEMIFTFIVLGAAVILFLADKLRLDLVAILVMLALGLSGVLTPSEMLSGFGSTVVILIAGLFIVGEALAQTGISYAVGDKIVQIAGDKEWKLIVLLMLAVASLASVMSVTGSGAIFIPIAIRLANRASISPSRLLLPLAYGALIGGMLTLIGTPPNLVANAELQKAGMEPFNFFIFTPIGLIMLAMAIVHMLIYGRFLLPAKNSSNGITNQGRRTLQSLLKSYDIEDKIVRLVVNSDSRLIGETVVSAKLRREVGLTLFALERKNSDRNKANVIPVDTETVFNNEDVLYGVVDAPLSAEEAAFLGVRLTRISEQDHHLSARELGMADLVIPQESNLVGRTISGAGFRTKHSLSVVGAMRQGKPIHDSFGNTELEFGDQLLVVGDWECIRKLRAYRENFLLLSFPEEMENYLPRRKFAPLALGILAIMLALIIFRIVPSVNAVVLAATAMVCAGCVSPKRAYESINWPSLVLIAGMIPMVTALDKTGGLALLVDNIVAVIGNNSPYSMLVALFLLTSIFSQFTSNTATAVLIAPVAFQVAEIMGVRPEPMLMSVAIAASTAFCTPVASPINTLVMGPGNYRFMDYVRIGVPLQILSIIVAALIIPVFLPF, translated from the coding sequence ATGTCCTGGGAAATGATCTTTACCTTCATCGTGCTTGGCGCTGCGGTGATCCTGTTTTTAGCCGACAAATTGCGCCTCGATCTTGTCGCCATTCTCGTCATGCTGGCTCTCGGCCTAAGCGGTGTTCTTACGCCATCAGAAATGCTGTCCGGCTTTGGCTCAACCGTCGTGATCTTGATCGCCGGTCTATTCATTGTCGGAGAAGCCTTGGCACAGACCGGCATCTCCTACGCCGTGGGCGACAAGATTGTTCAAATCGCCGGTGATAAAGAATGGAAGCTGATTGTCTTGCTGATGTTGGCAGTTGCCTCGCTTGCTTCTGTCATGAGCGTAACCGGATCAGGAGCCATCTTCATCCCGATCGCTATCCGATTGGCCAACCGTGCCTCGATCTCGCCTTCGCGCTTACTATTGCCACTGGCGTATGGGGCATTGATCGGGGGTATGCTTACCCTCATCGGCACGCCACCAAACCTGGTCGCCAATGCCGAACTGCAAAAGGCTGGCATGGAGCCCTTCAATTTCTTTATCTTCACGCCAATCGGGTTGATCATGCTCGCCATGGCCATCGTGCATATGCTTATCTACGGTCGCTTTCTGCTCCCGGCCAAGAACAGCAGCAATGGAATTACCAATCAGGGTCGCCGAACCCTGCAAAGCTTGCTGAAATCCTATGACATCGAAGACAAGATTGTACGCCTTGTCGTCAATTCCGATTCAAGGCTCATTGGGGAAACGGTGGTCAGCGCGAAATTACGCCGCGAGGTCGGCTTGACCCTGTTTGCACTGGAACGGAAAAACAGCGACCGCAACAAGGCGAATGTCATTCCGGTTGACACAGAGACGGTGTTCAACAACGAAGACGTTCTGTATGGCGTTGTCGATGCTCCCCTGTCTGCCGAAGAAGCTGCTTTTCTTGGCGTTCGGTTAACTCGGATAAGCGAGCAGGATCACCACCTCTCAGCCCGAGAACTCGGCATGGCCGATCTGGTTATCCCGCAAGAGTCAAACCTCGTCGGCCGCACGATTTCCGGCGCTGGTTTCCGCACCAAACACAGTTTGAGCGTCGTTGGGGCCATGCGGCAGGGCAAACCAATCCATGATAGCTTCGGCAACACGGAGCTGGAATTCGGCGATCAGTTGCTAGTTGTTGGAGATTGGGAGTGCATTCGCAAACTAAGAGCATACCGCGAGAATTTTCTTCTCCTGTCTTTTCCTGAAGAAATGGAAAACTATCTCCCAAGACGCAAATTTGCTCCCCTCGCCCTTGGAATTCTCGCTATCATGCTGGCACTCATCATTTTCCGCATTGTGCCGAGCGTAAACGCCGTTGTTTTGGCGGCGACGGCCATGGTCTGTGCAGGATGCGTTTCACCAAAACGTGCCTATGAGTCGATCAACTGGCCCAGTCTGGTGCTCATTGCGGGGATGATCCCCATGGTAACAGCTCTGGATAAAACCGGGGGCCTTGCCTTGCTTGTAGACAATATCGTGGCAGTGATTGGCAACAATTCGCCCTATAGCATGCTCGTTGCCCTCTTCTTGCTTACATCTATCTTCAGCCAGTTCACTTCGAACACTGCAACGGCTGTGTTGATTGCACCGGTTGCCTTTCAGGTCGCCGAGATCATGGGTGTACGTCCAGAACCGATGCTTATGAGCGTCGCTATTGCGGCATCCACGGCCTTTTGTACCCCGGTTGCCTCACCCATCAACACGCTCGTCATGGGACCGGGCAACTATCGTTTCATGGATTATGTGCGTATCGGAGTACCCTTGCAGATCTTATCCATTATCGTTGCAGCTCTCATTATTCCCGTTTTCCTACCATTCTGA
- a CDS encoding metal ABC transporter permease encodes MMAILLEPFGYSYMTNAMWVSALVGCVCAFLSAFLMLKGWSLIGDALSHSVVPGVAGAYMLGLPFALGAFIAGGLAAGSMLFLSERSGLKIDVIIGLIFTSFFGLGLFMVSINPMAISIQTITMGNILAITPEDTLQLALIGIISLIILTAKWKDLMVTFFDESHARTIGLNPPLLKAIFFVLLSASVVAAMQTVGAFLVIAMVVTPGATAYLFCDRFPRLIITAIVIGALTGFFGAYISYFLDGATGGVIVTLQTLLFLIAFLLAPKHGLLAAKRKAREAVARHDEPLAAERKDA; translated from the coding sequence ATGATGGCGATCCTTCTGGAACCCTTCGGATACAGCTATATGACCAACGCCATGTGGGTTTCGGCCCTTGTGGGGTGCGTCTGTGCCTTTCTGTCAGCCTTTCTCATGCTCAAGGGTTGGTCTCTGATCGGGGATGCCCTGTCCCATTCGGTGGTCCCCGGTGTGGCAGGCGCCTATATGCTCGGGCTGCCCTTTGCGCTTGGCGCCTTCATTGCAGGTGGCCTTGCGGCAGGCAGCATGCTTTTTCTGTCAGAACGCTCAGGGCTCAAGATCGATGTGATCATCGGGCTAATTTTCACGTCCTTCTTCGGACTCGGCCTGTTCATGGTGTCCATCAACCCGATGGCCATCAGCATTCAAACCATCACCATGGGCAACATTCTTGCCATCACACCAGAAGATACCCTGCAGCTTGCGCTCATCGGCATCATTTCGCTCATCATCCTGACGGCCAAATGGAAAGACCTTATGGTCACCTTCTTTGATGAAAGCCACGCCCGCACCATCGGCCTCAATCCGCCATTGCTCAAGGCAATTTTCTTTGTGCTGCTGTCTGCCTCGGTCGTGGCCGCGATGCAGACAGTGGGAGCTTTCCTTGTGATCGCCATGGTCGTTACCCCCGGCGCAACGGCCTATCTGTTCTGCGACCGGTTCCCACGGCTTATCATCACCGCAATCGTCATTGGAGCCCTGACCGGATTTTTCGGTGCCTATATCAGCTATTTTCTGGATGGCGCCACTGGTGGTGTGATCGTTACCCTGCAAACGCTGCTTTTCCTGATCGCTTTTCTGCTGGCCCCGAAGCATGGATTACTGGCAGCCAAACGCAAGGCCAGAGAGGCTGTTGCAAGGCATGATGAACCACTGGCTGCAGAGCGGAAGGACGCGTGA
- a CDS encoding GTP-binding protein: MLQTSNSDTRLPVTVLSGFLGSGKTTLLNHVLNNRDGRRVAVIVNDMSEVNIDADLVREETELNRAEEKLVEMTNGCICCTLRDDLLVEVRRLAEEGRFDYLLIESTGVSEPLPVAATFEFRDENGLSLSDLARLDTMVTVVDTVHLTKDFGSTEFLKDRGEEVAEDDTRTLVDLFVDQIEFADLIILNKVDDASPVQLETARAIVRSLNADAKVIETNFGEVSGDAIFDTGLFDFDRAHEHPMWFKELYGFEDHVPEDAEYGVTSFVWNARRPLVPEKFNEFLQTPLPGVIRAKGHFWLATRHHMVGEFSLAGAMARTELLGYWWAAMPEERWPKDEEMRAKVKARFDPVYGDRRQEIVFIGMLGEMNKDRICAMLERCLIDPVPEGEAFRPEKYRQLPDPFPVWG; the protein is encoded by the coding sequence ATGTTACAGACTTCCAATTCAGACACTCGTCTCCCCGTCACCGTTCTTTCTGGCTTTCTGGGATCTGGCAAGACGACACTTCTCAATCACGTACTTAACAATCGTGATGGACGCCGCGTCGCCGTGATTGTCAATGACATGAGCGAGGTCAATATTGACGCGGATCTGGTTCGCGAAGAGACAGAACTCAATCGCGCCGAAGAAAAGCTGGTTGAAATGACCAATGGCTGTATTTGCTGTACTCTTCGAGATGACTTGCTTGTTGAGGTACGCAGACTTGCAGAGGAAGGACGCTTTGATTACTTGCTTATTGAAAGCACGGGCGTTTCTGAGCCTTTGCCTGTTGCCGCTACGTTTGAGTTTCGTGATGAAAACGGACTAAGCCTCTCCGATCTGGCGCGGCTAGACACCATGGTTACAGTGGTGGATACCGTGCATTTGACAAAGGACTTTGGCTCCACCGAGTTTCTTAAGGATCGGGGAGAAGAAGTTGCCGAGGATGACACCCGCACACTGGTCGATCTCTTTGTTGATCAAATCGAATTTGCTGATCTGATCATCTTGAACAAAGTGGATGATGCATCGCCGGTTCAGCTGGAGACGGCACGCGCTATTGTTCGCAGCCTGAATGCAGATGCAAAGGTGATCGAAACCAATTTCGGTGAAGTGAGCGGCGATGCTATTTTTGATACTGGCTTGTTTGATTTTGATCGCGCGCATGAACATCCAATGTGGTTCAAGGAGCTATATGGCTTTGAAGATCATGTGCCAGAAGACGCCGAATATGGCGTGACCAGCTTTGTATGGAACGCACGAAGGCCATTGGTTCCGGAAAAATTCAATGAGTTTCTTCAGACCCCTCTGCCTGGTGTTATTCGGGCGAAGGGTCATTTCTGGCTGGCAACACGCCATCACATGGTTGGTGAATTTTCGCTTGCCGGAGCAATGGCCCGCACTGAGTTGCTCGGCTATTGGTGGGCCGCAATGCCTGAAGAGCGGTGGCCTAAAGATGAAGAAATGCGCGCAAAAGTTAAGGCTCGATTTGATCCGGTTTATGGAGACAGACGACAAGAAATCGTCTTTATCGGCATGTTGGGGGAAATGAACAAGGACCGGATATGCGCCATGTTGGAGAGATGCCTGATCGATCCTGTCCCGGAAGGTGAGGCCTTCAGACCAGAAAAATATCGTCAGCTTCCCGACCCCTTCCCTGTCTGGGGGTAA
- a CDS encoding metal ABC transporter substrate-binding protein — MLSFFASVLLSTGASSFAHAAEKMKVVTTFTVLADMASNVAGDAADVVSITKPGAEIHGYEPTPQDIVRAHNADLILWNGLNLERWFEQFVGQLGEVPSATLSKGIKPISIAEGDYEGKPNPHAWMGLDNALIYIDNIVEAFAEHDPENAAIYVRNAAAYKDELRNTLEPLRDMVSKIPEDKRWLVTCEGAFSYLARDFHMKELYLWPMNADQVGTPKQVKKVIDGVKQNHIPVVFCESTVNTSPAKQVARETGSRYGGELYVDSLSEANGPVPTYLDLLRVTSSTVANGLTE; from the coding sequence ATGCTATCTTTCTTTGCATCGGTCCTGTTGAGCACTGGCGCTTCATCATTTGCTCATGCCGCTGAAAAAATGAAAGTGGTTACCACTTTCACGGTGCTAGCAGACATGGCTTCAAATGTCGCTGGTGATGCTGCGGACGTCGTATCGATTACAAAGCCCGGAGCAGAAATTCACGGCTATGAGCCAACACCGCAAGACATCGTGCGCGCCCATAATGCAGATCTCATTCTCTGGAATGGCCTCAATCTGGAACGCTGGTTCGAACAATTTGTCGGCCAGCTGGGAGAGGTCCCCTCGGCAACCTTGTCAAAAGGCATAAAGCCGATCTCCATTGCCGAAGGCGACTATGAGGGAAAGCCTAACCCGCATGCATGGATGGGTCTCGATAATGCGTTGATCTATATCGACAATATCGTTGAGGCATTTGCTGAGCATGATCCAGAGAATGCAGCGATTTATGTCCGCAACGCAGCAGCTTACAAAGACGAGCTTCGCAATACTCTTGAGCCTCTGCGCGACATGGTCTCCAAGATCCCTGAAGACAAACGATGGCTTGTAACCTGCGAAGGAGCGTTCAGCTATCTCGCCCGCGACTTCCACATGAAAGAACTCTATCTCTGGCCAATGAATGCCGATCAGGTCGGCACCCCAAAGCAGGTCAAGAAAGTCATTGATGGCGTAAAACAGAACCACATTCCGGTTGTCTTCTGCGAGAGCACGGTGAACACATCCCCTGCCAAACAGGTGGCGCGCGAAACCGGAAGCCGCTATGGCGGTGAGCTTTATGTCGATTCATTAAGCGAAGCGAACGGCCCTGTTCCAACCTATCTCGATCTGCTCCGCGTCACATCAAGCACCGTGGCCAATGGACTGACAGAGTAA
- a CDS encoding metal ABC transporter ATP-binding protein, with protein MKQSAICFRNVTLGYDRHPAVHHLSGTFEPGSMTAIVGPNGAGKSTLLKGLMGEIVPLEGEINRGCLSPKTLGYLPQAADVDRTFPLTVADTILLGAWKQIGAFGGVNKSLAQKARNALSAVGLEGTEARPIQALSAGQFQRVLFARLLLQDADTIILDEPFTAIDARTTRDLLRLVMRWHDENRTIIAVLHDFDQVKAHFPRALLLAREPIAWGPTEETMSSSNLLQARAMAEAWDENADICTRSSEVSL; from the coding sequence ATGAAACAATCCGCTATTTGCTTTCGCAATGTCACCCTTGGATATGATCGTCATCCAGCGGTGCATCACTTGTCTGGCACTTTCGAGCCGGGCAGCATGACGGCAATCGTCGGCCCGAACGGGGCAGGAAAATCAACCTTGCTAAAGGGTCTCATGGGCGAGATCGTGCCTTTGGAGGGCGAAATCAATCGTGGTTGTCTTTCTCCCAAGACCCTTGGCTACTTGCCGCAAGCCGCTGATGTCGATCGTACCTTTCCTCTTACTGTGGCAGATACCATTCTGCTTGGCGCCTGGAAGCAGATTGGCGCCTTTGGCGGGGTAAACAAATCACTCGCCCAGAAAGCGCGCAACGCATTAAGCGCTGTGGGACTGGAAGGCACAGAAGCACGCCCCATCCAAGCCTTGTCTGCAGGTCAGTTTCAGCGCGTCCTATTTGCCCGTCTGCTTTTGCAGGATGCAGATACAATCATTTTGGACGAGCCATTTACAGCCATAGATGCACGCACAACACGCGATCTCTTGCGGTTGGTTATGCGATGGCATGATGAAAATCGAACAATCATCGCTGTGTTGCACGATTTTGATCAGGTCAAGGCCCATTTCCCCCGTGCTCTACTTCTCGCGCGGGAACCGATCGCGTGGGGGCCAACCGAAGAGACAATGTCTTCAAGCAATCTGCTGCAAGCGCGCGCCATGGCCGAGGCGTGGGATGAGAACGCAGACATCTGCACCAGAAGCTCAGAGGTATCGCTATGA
- a CDS encoding metal ABC transporter permease, whose product MTFYSLVVHPFIEYGFMRRALVASLALGLGAPPVGVLLMLRRMSLIGDAMSHAVLPGAAIGFLIAGNLSLMAMGLGGLIAGLSVALLSGLVSRMTTLKEDATFASFYLTSLALGVLIVSLRGSNIDLLHILFGTILAIDNQALFLIGTITSLTLGALAIVYRPLVAECFDPGFLRAVGGFGQLYHFVFLFLVVINLVAGFQSLGTLMAVGMMMLPAAIAQLWVRTLPSMFAVAALTAAFSGFVGLLVSFHLRFASGPTIILTASLIYCFSLIFGPSGLCWRYIKRPHFAG is encoded by the coding sequence ATGACCTTCTACTCTCTCGTTGTACATCCCTTCATCGAATATGGCTTTATGCGCAGAGCCCTCGTCGCATCTTTGGCGCTTGGATTGGGGGCGCCGCCGGTCGGTGTCCTCCTAATGTTGAGGCGGATGAGCCTGATAGGCGATGCCATGAGCCACGCCGTTCTGCCCGGCGCGGCAATCGGCTTTCTCATTGCGGGCAATCTCTCCCTCATGGCCATGGGGCTTGGAGGGTTGATTGCGGGCTTGAGTGTCGCTCTTTTGTCCGGTCTGGTGAGCCGCATGACGACCCTCAAGGAGGATGCGACCTTCGCCAGCTTTTATCTAACCTCTCTGGCGCTCGGCGTTCTTATTGTCTCTTTGCGTGGGTCAAATATAGATCTACTCCATATCCTGTTTGGCACGATCCTTGCGATCGATAACCAAGCCCTCTTCCTGATCGGCACCATCACCTCTCTTACTCTTGGGGCTCTGGCCATCGTTTATCGGCCGCTTGTTGCCGAGTGCTTCGATCCGGGCTTTTTGAGGGCAGTAGGCGGCTTCGGGCAGCTCTACCACTTTGTCTTCCTGTTTCTTGTCGTGATCAATCTTGTGGCGGGGTTTCAGTCACTCGGCACTCTCATGGCCGTCGGCATGATGATGTTGCCAGCGGCCATCGCCCAGCTTTGGGTGCGAACCTTGCCTTCCATGTTTGCTGTTGCGGCCTTAACAGCTGCTTTTTCCGGCTTTGTTGGCTTGCTGGTGTCTTTTCACCTGCGCTTTGCATCCGGTCCAACCATCATCTTAACTGCCAGTCTTATCTATTGTTTCTCATTGATCTTCGGACCTTCGGGACTCTGCTGGCGGTATATTAAACGCCCACATTTTGCGGGTTAA
- a CDS encoding metal-sensing transcriptional repressor — translation MTEHHKHETHPDLVKRLKRAEGHLRHVIAMIEEDEPCTKIAIQLQAVEKAITNAKRTLIHDHIDHCLGNGQEEDLSEMKALAKLL, via the coding sequence ATGACTGAACACCATAAACATGAGACCCATCCCGATCTGGTAAAGCGTTTGAAACGGGCTGAAGGCCATTTGCGGCATGTTATTGCCATGATTGAAGAAGATGAGCCCTGTACCAAGATTGCCATTCAGCTTCAGGCTGTTGAAAAGGCGATTACAAATGCAAAGCGCACCTTGATCCACGATCATATTGATCATTGTCTGGGCAATGGACAGGAAGAGGATCTCTCCGAGATGAAGGCTTTGGCAAAACTCTTGTGA
- a CDS encoding metal ABC transporter permease, whose amino-acid sequence MTLDALLLPFQFGFMQNAFLIAIIVSVPTALLSCFLVLKGWALMGDSVSHAILPGIVLAYIFGFPLLIGAFAAGMVCALSTGYLSANSRIKHDTVMGVVFSGMFAVGIVLYVSIHTNVHLDHVLFGNMLGVDNSELLNAGVISLIVAASLLLKWKDLLLHSFDPAQARVSGLSVNLLHYGLLTLLSLTIVATLSAAGLILAIGLLIAPGAIAFLLVRKFSTMLWVAVAVCMVSMLAGTYLSFFLDSAPAPTIILILTTLFLAAFTRKIILVKATSLQAVVEQQES is encoded by the coding sequence ATGACCCTTGATGCCCTGCTCCTCCCCTTCCAGTTCGGCTTCATGCAGAATGCCTTTCTGATTGCGATCATTGTTTCCGTGCCGACGGCGCTCCTTTCCTGCTTTCTGGTGCTCAAGGGCTGGGCTTTGATGGGGGATTCCGTCAGCCATGCCATTCTGCCCGGCATCGTTCTGGCCTATATCTTCGGCTTTCCGCTACTGATTGGTGCCTTTGCAGCCGGTATGGTCTGCGCGCTCTCGACCGGCTATCTGTCAGCCAACAGTCGCATCAAGCATGATACGGTCATGGGCGTTGTCTTCTCGGGCATGTTTGCAGTGGGTATCGTTCTTTATGTTTCAATACACACAAATGTGCATCTCGATCATGTTCTGTTTGGCAATATGCTCGGCGTCGATAACAGCGAATTGCTCAATGCCGGTGTCATTTCCCTGATCGTAGCTGCGAGCCTGCTCCTCAAATGGAAAGACCTGTTGCTCCATAGTTTCGATCCGGCACAGGCCCGGGTTTCAGGGCTCTCGGTCAATCTGTTGCATTATGGCTTGCTGACCCTGCTCTCCCTCACCATCGTGGCCACGCTTTCGGCAGCCGGCCTCATTCTGGCCATTGGCTTGCTCATTGCGCCGGGCGCCATCGCCTTTCTGTTGGTGCGCAAGTTCAGTACAATGCTTTGGGTCGCAGTTGCTGTTTGTATGGTCTCAATGCTTGCGGGCACCTATTTGAGCTTCTTCCTTGATAGTGCGCCTGCCCCGACCATCATCCTCATTCTGACGACACTGTTCCTGGCGGCATTTACCCGCAAGATCATCCTCGTTAAAGCGACTTCGCTGCAGGCCGTTGTCGAACAGCAAGAAAGCTGA